Proteins encoded together in one Salarchaeum sp. JOR-1 window:
- a CDS encoding ABC transporter ATP-binding protein, giving the protein MSTPDSNPTTESTPEEDALVRVRDLKTYYGGDGVFDNKPVKAVDGVSFDIKRGETLGLVGESGCGKTTLGRTLIRLEQATAGEVSYDGTDATALSGNALKQWRRNVQMVFQDPDSSLNDRMTIGEIVQEPLDVHDWPYLSVALTDADGREVAGENVTAFDRDAHDHPDITIDVNGGGEAAVDIREEIPLDPERVDVDVESDRVRVRVHTTKRRLRRARVRELLDTVGLQPEHYYRYPYQFSGGQKQRIGIARALALEPDFVILDEPVSALDASVQAKILNLLEDLQDEFDLTYLFIAHDLAVVEHICDRVAVMYLGNVMELGSSEEVFDDPANPYTHSLLSAIPEPDPTADKQRITLRGTPPSPRDPPSGCPFSTRCPMKIRPEKYDDIDNAVWEAVEVFRDVLRQRERREKSVTEQAFELAGLSDPYEDLDELVDEVFGDLDLPSEVETHVAEAVDQIRAGESEAARAALREEFGSVCERERPADYQVSSSGRQSRCHRHQNDYEEPAEYLETHVLD; this is encoded by the coding sequence ATGAGCACGCCAGATTCGAACCCGACGACGGAATCGACCCCCGAAGAGGACGCGCTCGTGCGCGTCCGCGATCTGAAGACGTACTACGGCGGCGACGGCGTGTTCGACAACAAGCCCGTGAAGGCCGTGGACGGCGTGTCCTTCGACATCAAGCGCGGGGAGACGCTCGGCCTCGTCGGCGAGTCCGGGTGCGGGAAGACGACGCTCGGCCGCACGCTCATTCGCCTGGAGCAGGCGACCGCGGGCGAGGTGTCGTACGACGGAACCGACGCCACCGCGCTCTCCGGGAACGCCCTGAAGCAGTGGCGGCGGAACGTCCAGATGGTGTTCCAGGATCCGGACAGCAGCCTGAACGACCGGATGACCATCGGCGAAATCGTCCAGGAGCCCCTGGACGTGCACGACTGGCCGTACCTCTCCGTCGCGCTCACCGACGCTGACGGCCGCGAAGTCGCGGGCGAGAACGTGACGGCGTTCGACCGTGACGCCCACGACCACCCCGACATCACGATCGACGTGAACGGGGGCGGGGAGGCCGCGGTGGACATCCGTGAGGAGATCCCGCTCGACCCCGAGCGCGTCGACGTCGACGTCGAGAGCGACCGGGTGCGGGTTCGCGTGCACACGACGAAACGCCGCCTGCGGCGGGCGCGCGTCCGCGAACTCCTCGACACGGTGGGATTGCAGCCGGAGCACTACTACCGCTACCCCTACCAGTTCAGCGGCGGACAGAAACAGCGCATCGGCATCGCCCGCGCGCTCGCCCTCGAACCCGACTTCGTCATCCTCGACGAGCCGGTGTCGGCGCTCGACGCGTCCGTGCAGGCGAAGATCCTGAACCTCCTCGAAGACCTCCAGGACGAGTTCGACCTCACGTACCTGTTCATCGCGCACGACCTCGCGGTCGTCGAACACATCTGCGACCGCGTCGCCGTGATGTACCTCGGGAACGTGATGGAACTCGGGTCGTCCGAGGAGGTGTTCGACGACCCGGCGAACCCGTACACGCACTCGCTGCTGTCGGCGATTCCGGAACCGGATCCGACCGCGGACAAGCAGCGCATCACGCTCCGCGGAACGCCGCCGAGTCCACGCGACCCGCCGAGCGGCTGTCCGTTCAGCACGCGGTGTCCGATGAAGATTCGGCCCGAGAAGTACGACGACATCGACAACGCCGTGTGGGAGGCCGTTGAGGTGTTCCGGGACGTGCTCCGTCAGCGCGAGCGCCGGGAGAAGTCGGTGACTGAGCAGGCGTTCGAACTCGCGGGGCTCTCAGATCCCTACGAAGACCTCGACGAACTCGTCGACGAGGTGTTCGGCGATCTCGACCTCCCGAGCGAAGTCGAGACCCACGTCGCGGAGGCGGTCGACCAGATCCGGGCGGGCGAGAGCGAGGCGGCGCGCGCGGCGCTCCGCGAGGAGTTCGGGAGCGTCTGCGAGCGCGAACGGCCCGCCGACTACCAGGTGTCGTCGAGCGGCCGGCAGAGCCGGTGTCACCGCCACCAAAACGACTACGAGGAACCCGCGGAATACCTCGAAACGCACGTCCTCGATTAG
- the glyS gene encoding glycine--tRNA ligase gives MKLDELARRRGFFFQANEAYGGVAGFYTYGPEGASLKRNVEDAWRDRFVTREGNMEIDAPTVTPEPVFEASGHIETFDDMLVECPECGESHRADHLIEDNTGIEDAESLPIPEVEGLIRDHDLVCPNCSTPLAGEDVENFNLMFKTQIGPGDGQTGYLRPETAQGMFVEFPRLKEYAREQLPFGAAQVGTGYRNEISPRNALLRTREFTMAELEYFFDPESDSPDLDSVSDISLTLYPVSEQQAEDGEYIDRTPREAVEEGIVGDEWTAYWLGVSQRWFDRVGVDMDRFRFRQHLPGELSHYASDCWDAESEVDGDWIEIEGLASRTDYDLSKHAKHSGENFTVFKQFDEPKTVERATVDPDMSYLGPEFGGAAGDVADALEAKAERDRAAFDDDVVSVEVDGETYEVPVEKTGYAVEEVTEAGRHITPHVVEPAFGVGRVVYTVLAHALDTDEVDGEERDVLRLDPEVAPTFVGVFPLMDKDGLGEEARDLARDLREAGFSVTYDDSGNIGRRYRRQDEVGTPFCVTVDYESLEDGDATLRDRDSTDQTRVDIDDLPGVLADLRAGRVDFSEL, from the coding sequence ATGAAGTTGGACGAACTCGCCCGCCGCCGCGGCTTCTTCTTCCAGGCGAACGAGGCGTACGGCGGCGTCGCCGGCTTCTACACGTACGGGCCGGAGGGCGCGAGCCTGAAGCGGAACGTCGAGGACGCGTGGCGCGACCGCTTCGTCACCCGCGAGGGCAACATGGAGATAGACGCGCCGACGGTCACGCCCGAACCCGTATTCGAGGCGTCCGGGCACATCGAGACGTTCGACGACATGCTCGTCGAGTGCCCGGAGTGCGGGGAGAGCCACCGCGCGGACCACCTCATCGAGGACAACACGGGCATCGAGGACGCCGAGAGCCTCCCGATTCCCGAGGTCGAGGGCCTCATCCGCGACCACGACCTCGTCTGTCCGAACTGCAGCACGCCGCTCGCGGGCGAGGACGTGGAGAACTTCAACCTCATGTTCAAGACCCAGATCGGGCCGGGCGACGGTCAGACGGGCTACCTGCGCCCGGAGACCGCGCAGGGGATGTTCGTGGAGTTCCCGCGGCTGAAGGAGTACGCGCGCGAGCAGCTGCCGTTCGGCGCGGCGCAGGTCGGGACGGGCTACCGGAACGAGATCAGCCCGCGGAACGCGCTTCTCCGGACGCGAGAGTTCACGATGGCGGAGCTTGAGTACTTCTTCGACCCCGAGTCGGACAGCCCCGACCTCGATTCGGTGAGCGACATCTCGCTCACTCTCTACCCGGTCTCGGAACAGCAGGCGGAGGACGGCGAGTACATCGATAGGACGCCGCGCGAGGCCGTCGAGGAGGGGATCGTCGGCGACGAGTGGACGGCGTACTGGCTCGGCGTGAGCCAGCGGTGGTTCGACCGCGTCGGCGTCGACATGGATCGGTTCCGATTCCGCCAGCACCTCCCCGGCGAGCTCTCGCACTACGCGAGCGACTGCTGGGACGCCGAGTCCGAGGTGGACGGCGACTGGATCGAAATCGAAGGCCTCGCATCGCGGACGGACTACGACCTCTCGAAGCACGCGAAGCACTCCGGGGAGAACTTCACGGTGTTCAAGCAGTTCGACGAGCCGAAGACCGTCGAGCGCGCGACCGTCGACCCCGACATGTCCTACCTCGGCCCGGAGTTCGGCGGCGCGGCGGGCGACGTGGCGGACGCGCTCGAAGCGAAAGCCGAGCGCGACCGCGCGGCGTTCGACGACGACGTCGTGTCGGTGGAGGTCGACGGCGAGACGTACGAGGTACCGGTCGAGAAGACCGGCTACGCGGTAGAGGAAGTGACGGAGGCCGGACGGCACATCACCCCGCACGTCGTCGAACCGGCGTTCGGCGTCGGACGCGTCGTCTACACCGTGCTCGCGCACGCGCTCGACACCGACGAGGTGGACGGCGAGGAGCGCGACGTCCTCCGCCTCGACCCCGAGGTCGCGCCGACGTTCGTCGGCGTCTTCCCGCTGATGGACAAGGACGGCCTCGGCGAGGAGGCGCGCGACCTCGCGCGCGACCTCCGCGAAGCCGGCTTCTCCGTGACGTACGACGACTCCGGGAACATCGGTCGCCGGTACCGCCGGCAGGACGAGGTCGGCACGCCGTTCTGCGTCACCGTCGACTACGAGAGCCTCGAGGACGGCGACGCGACGCTGCGCGACCGGGACTCGACCGACCAGACGCGCGTCGACATCGACGACCTCCCCGGCGTGCTCGCCGACCTCCGCGCCGGCCGCGTCGACTTCTCCGAGCTGTGA
- a CDS encoding dolichol kinase, producing the protein MSELPRRAVHASTSVVPLAWLLGAPWAYIRGFLVLACVVVAAAEALRLAGTIDHWRVFSKLTREYEQENPAGYALGAVSMALVALAFDPFVAVPAMFMLTLGDPFSGLLSSGDLGVKRSWVMLATFGFCLAIASLLRVPLYAAIAGAAAAAVADGVKPVVFTYVVDDNFSIPVASASAMWAIIHLL; encoded by the coding sequence GTGAGCGAACTCCCGCGGCGCGCCGTCCACGCGAGCACCTCGGTCGTCCCCCTCGCCTGGCTGCTCGGCGCGCCGTGGGCCTATATTCGAGGATTCCTCGTTCTCGCGTGCGTGGTGGTCGCGGCGGCGGAGGCGCTCCGTCTCGCGGGCACAATCGACCACTGGCGGGTCTTCTCGAAGCTCACCCGGGAGTACGAGCAGGAGAACCCCGCGGGGTACGCGCTCGGCGCGGTGTCGATGGCGCTCGTCGCGCTCGCGTTCGACCCGTTCGTCGCGGTGCCCGCGATGTTCATGCTGACGCTCGGCGACCCGTTCTCCGGCCTCCTGTCGAGCGGCGACCTCGGCGTGAAGCGGTCGTGGGTGATGCTCGCGACGTTCGGGTTCTGCCTCGCCATCGCCAGCCTCCTCCGCGTCCCCCTGTACGCGGCCATCGCGGGGGCGGCGGCCGCCGCGGTCGCTGACGGCGTCAAGCCCGTGGTGTTCACGTACGTCGTGGACGACAACTTCTCCATCCCCGTCGCGTCCGCGAGTGCGATGTGGGCGATCATCCACCTCCTGTAG
- a CDS encoding DEAD/DEAH box helicase, with protein sequence MAATDADYVSRPLLSAGVIERRDYQVDLAERALSGNTLVCLPTGLGKTAVSLLVTAERLADDAGGKSLLLAPTKPLVEQHATFYRDALDIPDDEVVVFTGEVRPDDRAELWESARVVIATPQVVENDLVGGRVSLRDVVHCTFDECHRATGDYAYTYIAERYLADAANPLVTGMSASPGGNEEDIRQVCENLGITSVEVKTEEDDDVAAFTHDTDVEWERIDLPDEIIEIRDKLNEVIRERLEALKELGVTNTTQPDVSQKDLNRMRAQLRKLIDNDQSEGYEGMSAHAEVMKLRRAVELVETQSVESVRRYFERQRNAARSSGASKASQRLVSEPRVKEAMRRVAEYDDLHPKFRRVRMLLAETLGIEGGDRVIVFTESRDTAEALTEFLGNHFETERFVGQGDKDGSDGMTQTEQKDRLDAFSAGEFEVLVSTSVAEEGLDVPEVDLVLFFEPVPTAIRSVQRKGRTGRQDEGRVVVLMAEDTRDEAYFWISRRREKEMEQELRALKGVADEVEDELDDSQQSLTDFENESDTGGADDASDETAGEADSEGQAALAGFEPPDPDEQEVERKETPTDPHHGDAETVEVVVDQRELDSHIARDLSKRDQVETRLETLAVGDYVLSDRVAVERKSVEDFLDTLLGGDRSVFEQATDLVRHYDRPVYVIEGDDLYGARNVHPNAIRGALASLAVDYGVSVLRTEDESDTADLLETIASREQLERDRAVSAHGEKSAKTLDEQQEYVVESIADIGPVTARSLLEHFGTVEEVMTAREEDLLEVSGVGEVTAERVREVVGSRYEP encoded by the coding sequence ATGGCCGCCACCGACGCTGACTACGTGAGCCGCCCGTTGCTCTCTGCGGGCGTCATCGAGCGCCGCGACTACCAGGTTGACCTCGCAGAGCGAGCGCTCTCCGGGAACACCCTCGTCTGCCTCCCGACGGGACTGGGGAAGACGGCGGTGAGCCTGCTCGTAACGGCGGAGCGGCTGGCGGACGACGCCGGCGGGAAGTCGCTGTTGCTCGCGCCGACGAAGCCGCTGGTGGAGCAGCACGCGACGTTCTACCGGGACGCGCTCGACATTCCGGACGACGAGGTCGTGGTGTTCACGGGCGAAGTCCGGCCGGACGACCGCGCGGAACTCTGGGAGTCCGCGCGGGTCGTCATCGCGACGCCGCAGGTGGTGGAGAACGACCTCGTCGGCGGCCGCGTGAGCCTCCGAGACGTGGTGCACTGCACGTTCGACGAGTGCCACCGCGCGACGGGCGACTACGCGTACACGTACATCGCGGAGCGCTACCTCGCGGACGCCGCGAACCCGCTCGTGACGGGGATGAGCGCGAGCCCCGGCGGGAACGAGGAGGACATCCGACAGGTGTGTGAGAACCTCGGCATCACGTCGGTGGAGGTGAAGACCGAGGAAGACGACGACGTGGCGGCGTTCACGCACGACACGGACGTGGAGTGGGAGCGCATCGACCTCCCCGACGAGATCATCGAGATCCGGGACAAGCTGAACGAGGTCATTCGAGAGCGCCTGGAGGCCCTGAAGGAACTGGGCGTGACGAACACGACGCAGCCGGACGTCTCCCAGAAGGACTTGAATCGGATGCGCGCCCAACTCCGGAAGCTCATCGACAACGACCAGTCGGAGGGCTACGAGGGGATGAGCGCGCACGCGGAAGTGATGAAGCTCCGGCGCGCGGTCGAACTGGTGGAGACGCAGAGCGTCGAATCCGTTCGGAGGTACTTCGAGCGCCAGCGGAACGCGGCGCGGTCGTCGGGCGCGTCGAAGGCGAGCCAGCGGCTCGTGAGCGAGCCGCGTGTGAAGGAGGCGATGCGGCGCGTGGCGGAGTACGACGACCTCCACCCGAAGTTCCGGCGAGTCCGAATGTTGCTCGCGGAAACCCTCGGTATCGAGGGCGGCGATAGGGTGATTGTGTTCACCGAGTCCCGGGACACCGCGGAGGCGCTCACCGAGTTCCTCGGGAATCACTTCGAGACGGAGCGGTTCGTCGGGCAGGGCGACAAGGACGGCTCGGACGGGATGACGCAGACCGAGCAGAAAGACCGATTGGACGCGTTCAGCGCGGGCGAGTTCGAGGTTCTGGTGTCGACGAGCGTCGCCGAGGAAGGCCTAGACGTGCCGGAGGTCGATTTGGTGTTGTTCTTCGAGCCCGTGCCGACCGCGATCCGATCCGTTCAGCGAAAGGGCCGGACGGGCCGCCAGGACGAGGGGCGGGTCGTCGTGCTGATGGCCGAGGACACCCGCGACGAGGCGTACTTCTGGATTTCTCGACGCCGTGAGAAGGAAATGGAGCAGGAGCTCCGCGCCCTGAAGGGCGTCGCCGACGAGGTCGAGGACGAACTCGACGACAGTCAGCAGTCCCTCACGGACTTCGAGAACGAGAGCGACACCGGCGGCGCGGACGACGCGAGCGACGAGACGGCAGGCGAAGCCGATAGCGAGGGGCAGGCGGCGTTGGCGGGGTTCGAACCGCCGGATCCCGACGAGCAGGAAGTCGAGCGAAAGGAGACGCCGACCGACCCGCATCACGGCGACGCGGAGACGGTCGAAGTCGTGGTCGATCAGCGGGAGCTCGACTCGCACATCGCCCGCGACCTCTCGAAACGCGATCAGGTGGAGACGCGGTTGGAGACGCTCGCAGTCGGAGATTACGTGCTCTCGGACAGAGTCGCGGTCGAGCGCAAGAGCGTCGAGGACTTCCTCGACACCCTGCTCGGTGGTGACCGCTCCGTGTTCGAGCAGGCGACCGACCTCGTCCGGCACTACGACCGGCCGGTGTACGTCATCGAGGGCGACGACCTCTATGGCGCGCGGAACGTCCACCCGAACGCGATTCGGGGCGCGCTCGCCAGCCTCGCGGTCGATTACGGCGTCAGCGTTCTCCGAACCGAGGACGAGTCGGACACGGCGGACTTGCTCGAAACCATCGCGAGCAGAGAGCAGTTAGAGCGCGACCGAGCGGTGAGCGCGCACGGCGAGAAGTCCGCGAAGACGCTGGACGAACAGCAGGAGTACGTCGTCGAGTCCATCGCGGACATCGGGCCCGTGACGGCGCGCTCGCTCCTGGAGCACTTCGGGACGGTCGAAGAAGTGATGACCGCGCGCGAGGAGGACTTGCTCGAGGTGTCGGGCGTCGGAGAGGTGACCGCCGAGCGCGTCCGAGAGGTCGTCGGCTCTCGATACGAGCCCTAG
- a CDS encoding CBS domain-containing protein yields the protein MNVADAMTPRSELVTVELPGTREDVLTYLQEREFSSVPVVKESDAGERYRGLVSREDLIEQPDEDQLALLMQDVPTTTTDASLVEAAQLMVAEGARRVPVVVGDDELEGIVTITDVVRAIADGDVDGDSEVGGLAKRDVNTVYEGTPLPVSEREIAYANVPYAVVLDDDAEMTGILTEVDVIDVARVVEGEDDIGDSIAGEDDDWMWEGIKAVGNRYFPTRNVEIPAESVSEFMTADPVTVSSTKTAQEVAQLMLTHDVEQLPLVSGDDLTGIVRDIDLLSAL from the coding sequence ATGAACGTCGCCGACGCGATGACACCGCGCTCGGAGCTCGTGACGGTCGAGCTTCCGGGTACTCGCGAGGACGTGCTCACGTATCTACAGGAGCGCGAGTTCTCTTCTGTCCCCGTCGTCAAGGAATCCGACGCGGGCGAACGCTACCGCGGACTCGTTTCGCGCGAAGACCTCATCGAGCAGCCGGACGAGGATCAGCTCGCGCTGCTGATGCAGGACGTGCCGACGACGACCACGGACGCGTCGCTCGTAGAGGCGGCGCAGTTGATGGTCGCGGAGGGCGCGCGCCGCGTCCCCGTCGTCGTCGGCGACGACGAACTGGAGGGGATCGTCACCATCACCGACGTGGTGCGCGCCATCGCGGACGGCGACGTGGACGGCGACAGCGAGGTCGGCGGACTCGCCAAGCGCGACGTGAACACCGTCTACGAGGGGACGCCGCTCCCGGTTTCGGAGCGGGAAATCGCGTACGCGAACGTGCCGTACGCGGTCGTGCTCGACGACGACGCCGAGATGACCGGCATCCTCACGGAAGTCGACGTCATCGACGTGGCGCGCGTCGTCGAGGGCGAGGACGACATCGGGGACTCCATCGCGGGCGAGGACGACGACTGGATGTGGGAGGGAATCAAGGCGGTCGGGAACCGCTACTTCCCGACGCGGAACGTCGAGATTCCCGCTGAATCGGTCAGCGAGTTCATGACCGCTGACCCCGTGACGGTGTCGAGCACGAAGACGGCGCAGGAGGTCGCACAGTTGATGCTCACGCACGACGTCGAACAGCTTCCGCTCGTGAGCGGCGACGACCTCACCGGCATCGTCCGGGACATCGACCTGCTCTCCGCGCTATGA
- a CDS encoding ABC transporter ATP-binding protein: MTRARPDTDAILSVEDLHTAFFTDKETIRAADGVSFDIGYGETVGIVGESGSGKSVTARSIMGLVESPGKITDGHIKYRGVDTVRQFANRYSRSTADLTEGDTVDDGDFVAVEERDADGAVTAGYVDVARMPENARQRLRGSAISMVFQDPLTSLNPVYTVGNQIKEALRLHQDLRGREATREAIELLEAVGIPDAPRRVDEYPHEFSGGMRQRAVIATALACDPELLICDEPTTALDVTIQAQILELLKELQEERDLSIMFITHDMGVVAEICDRVNVMYAGELVERASAVELFGNPKHPYTQGLLDSIPSRNTGGDRLSIIEGDVETPNEPATYCRFAPRCPKAFDECDHVHPVLVDVNEANEDHEAACLLYPEDETRERAVERHRSQATGAEVER; the protein is encoded by the coding sequence ATGACGCGCGCACGCCCCGACACGGACGCGATCCTGTCCGTCGAAGACCTCCACACGGCGTTCTTCACCGACAAGGAGACGATTCGCGCCGCTGACGGCGTCTCCTTCGACATCGGGTACGGCGAAACGGTCGGGATCGTCGGCGAGTCCGGGAGCGGGAAGTCCGTCACCGCCCGCTCCATCATGGGCCTCGTCGAGAGCCCCGGGAAGATAACGGACGGCCACATCAAGTACCGCGGCGTCGACACCGTCCGCCAGTTCGCGAACCGCTACAGCCGCTCGACCGCAGACCTCACCGAGGGGGACACCGTCGACGACGGCGACTTCGTCGCCGTGGAAGAACGCGACGCGGACGGGGCGGTCACCGCCGGCTACGTGGACGTCGCGCGCATGCCGGAGAACGCGCGCCAGCGCCTCCGCGGGAGCGCCATCTCGATGGTGTTCCAGGATCCCCTCACGAGCCTCAACCCCGTCTACACGGTCGGAAACCAGATCAAGGAGGCGCTGCGCCTCCACCAGGACTTGCGCGGCCGAGAGGCGACCCGGGAGGCCATCGAACTCCTCGAAGCGGTCGGGATTCCGGACGCGCCCCGGCGCGTGGACGAGTACCCCCACGAGTTCTCGGGCGGGATGCGTCAGCGCGCGGTCATCGCGACGGCGCTCGCCTGCGACCCCGAACTCCTCATCTGCGACGAGCCGACGACGGCGCTCGACGTGACGATTCAGGCGCAGATTCTGGAGCTCCTGAAGGAGTTGCAGGAGGAACGCGACCTCTCCATCATGTTCATCACGCACGACATGGGCGTCGTCGCGGAGATCTGTGACCGCGTGAACGTCATGTACGCGGGCGAGCTCGTTGAGCGCGCGAGCGCCGTTGAGCTGTTCGGGAACCCCAAACACCCGTACACGCAGGGCCTGCTCGACAGCATTCCCTCGCGGAACACGGGCGGCGACCGCCTCAGCATCATCGAAGGCGACGTCGAGACGCCGAACGAGCCCGCGACGTACTGCCGGTTCGCACCGCGCTGTCCGAAGGCGTTCGACGAGTGCGACCACGTCCACCCCGTCCTCGTGGACGTCAACGAAGCGAACGAAGACCACGAGGCCGCCTGCCTGCTCTACCCCGAGGACGAGACGCGGGAGAGGGCGGTCGAGCGCCACCGGTCGCAGGCTACCGGCGCGGAGGTCGAACGATGA